Proteins from one Paenibacillus amylolyticus genomic window:
- a CDS encoding ABC transporter ATP-binding protein, protein MKLVLQNLRKSFGNQQVLTDLNFQFEKGKIYGLLGRNGAGKTTLFNCLGGEIQADNGTMKLVDESTSRNMEMDDVGYVYSLPMLPEFLTGYEFIRFFIDVNSEVIEGRGDDMDALFDMMHITQEDRHKLIKHYSHGMKNKVQMLLFILTKPTVILLDEPLTSFDVIVASEMKQWLRDMKKDHVLIFSTHILQLATDLCDELIILNGGRLTQISPEIVTQPDFEEKIIALLQDDSEQDAQKENADAGNI, encoded by the coding sequence ATGAAATTGGTACTTCAGAATTTAAGGAAGAGTTTTGGTAATCAGCAAGTATTAACAGATCTGAATTTTCAATTTGAAAAGGGAAAGATTTATGGCCTTCTTGGACGAAATGGTGCTGGTAAAACAACATTATTCAATTGTTTGGGTGGCGAGATTCAGGCGGATAACGGCACAATGAAACTGGTGGACGAATCCACATCCCGTAACATGGAGATGGATGACGTTGGATATGTTTATTCCTTGCCAATGTTACCGGAATTCCTGACGGGGTATGAGTTTATACGTTTTTTCATCGATGTTAATTCCGAAGTGATTGAAGGGCGAGGAGACGATATGGACGCCCTTTTTGACATGATGCACATTACACAGGAGGACCGTCATAAACTCATTAAGCATTATTCACACGGGATGAAAAATAAAGTGCAAATGCTGTTGTTTATACTCACTAAACCTACAGTGATCTTACTGGACGAACCTCTAACCTCGTTTGATGTTATCGTTGCAAGTGAGATGAAACAATGGTTACGGGATATGAAAAAGGATCATGTACTCATTTTCTCAACTCATATATTACAATTGGCGACAGATCTGTGTGATGAATTAATTATTCTGAATGGCGGCCGTTTGACACAGATTTCGCCAGAAATTGTTACACAACCCGATTTTGAAGAGAAGATTATTGCGTTATTACAAGATGATAGCGAACAGGATGCTCAGAAGGAGAATGCCGATGCAGGGAATATTTAA
- a CDS encoding pentapeptide repeat-containing protein, with the protein MRRLESDMSVDNQLFSDIVRYEHETIHGTTITNSNVGSPIFWNCNLHQLVFDTCDLSNARFFAGSTIDHCTFIRSDLRSVGIAKDEAVFTNCEFSSCDMRGMTLENATFIDCNFVKCRFNDRTLQAENIVNCSFTGKLVDITFEGQGKQKLIANFENCILDGVRFVGCDLTQCVPPKTKNHLYVDQVSARVKNALTKIEADPNLSDEDRKMLVRSLRKLEHMEQYIFNMNHMKKIYGDVFVEQFFSSLECTTA; encoded by the coding sequence ATGAGAAGACTTGAGTCTGATATGTCCGTAGACAACCAATTATTTTCTGATATTGTCAGGTACGAGCACGAAACGATACATGGAACGACCATAACCAACTCGAATGTGGGCTCACCTATATTTTGGAACTGCAACCTGCATCAGCTTGTATTTGATACCTGCGATCTTTCGAATGCGAGATTTTTTGCCGGTAGTACGATTGATCATTGTACATTTATTCGTTCCGACTTACGCTCAGTAGGTATCGCCAAAGACGAAGCTGTTTTCACCAATTGCGAATTTTCCTCGTGCGATATGAGAGGCATGACACTGGAGAATGCTACCTTTATCGACTGCAATTTTGTTAAATGTAGATTCAATGACCGGACATTACAAGCGGAGAATATCGTCAATTGTTCCTTTACCGGCAAGCTGGTGGATATAACATTTGAGGGACAAGGCAAACAAAAGCTGATCGCCAATTTTGAAAACTGCATTCTTGACGGTGTTCGTTTTGTCGGCTGTGACCTGACGCAATGTGTCCCGCCAAAAACCAAAAACCATCTATATGTTGATCAGGTATCCGCACGTGTGAAAAATGCTTTGACGAAGATTGAAGCAGACCCCAATCTATCAGATGAGGATCGAAAAATGCTGGTACGCAGTCTGCGCAAGCTTGAGCATATGGAACAATATATTTTTAACATGAATCATATGAAGAAAATATATGGGGATGTTTTTGTTGAACAATTCTTCAGTAGTCTGGAATGTACCACAGCGTAA
- a CDS encoding TetR/AcrR family transcriptional regulator, with translation MDMTEKKTIRKGSADKRAKIIVAARDLFLSEGFDRSSMDAVAAKAGVSKRTVYDYYGDKQNLLLAVVEESSMAVLEMIEQGIADHLLEFEDLQQALILFCEQIVASANGSADYKALIRLVMVEEANLPDSFFERLDNATEEGIMRRFTEFGQEGLIDVPDPKMATKHFAALTILLVFNQPRRTESMDAEQTKRIIAEGVRVFLSAYAHSKNRL, from the coding sequence ATGGATATGACGGAAAAAAAGACAATCCGCAAAGGCTCTGCTGACAAACGAGCCAAAATAATAGTGGCAGCACGAGACCTGTTTCTTTCAGAAGGATTTGATCGGTCCAGCATGGATGCGGTCGCAGCCAAAGCGGGAGTCTCCAAACGGACAGTGTATGATTACTATGGTGACAAACAGAACCTACTGCTTGCTGTTGTGGAAGAATCCAGTATGGCCGTTCTGGAGATGATTGAGCAAGGGATTGCAGATCATCTCTTGGAATTCGAGGATCTGCAGCAGGCACTCATCTTATTCTGCGAACAGATTGTAGCTTCCGCGAACGGTTCGGCCGACTACAAGGCATTGATCCGGTTGGTCATGGTGGAAGAAGCCAACCTGCCAGACTCGTTTTTTGAAAGGCTGGATAACGCAACAGAAGAGGGGATCATGAGGCGGTTTACAGAATTTGGTCAAGAGGGATTAATTGATGTGCCCGATCCTAAAATGGCTACCAAACACTTCGCTGCATTAACAATTCTATTGGTATTTAATCAGCCTAGAAGGACAGAGAGTATGGATGCGGAACAAACCAAACGTATCATCGCAGAGGGCGTGCGTGTTTTTCTTAGCGCTTATGCACATTCAAAGAATCGCCTCTAG
- a CDS encoding sugar O-acetyltransferase: MNIQERMASKQLFTDDDANYPKEAEALAKARQRGKALCYEINNLHPDEVEKRKALMNQLFGSIGDNVWMEPPLRMSYGANTTVGNNVYINFNLTVVDDYKVTIGNDVMFGPNVTIAVTSHPVHPEKRKEGGMFALPVVIEDGAWIGSGAIILPGVTIGEGSVIGAGSVVTKDVPANVIAVGNPCRVLREITEQDREFYYKDMRFDQVEW; encoded by the coding sequence ATGAATATCCAAGAACGAATGGCAAGCAAACAATTGTTTACAGATGACGATGCGAATTATCCGAAAGAAGCTGAGGCGTTAGCCAAAGCACGTCAGCGAGGTAAGGCACTATGCTATGAAATCAATAATTTGCATCCAGATGAGGTGGAGAAGCGCAAAGCCTTAATGAATCAGCTTTTTGGCAGCATAGGCGATAATGTATGGATGGAACCTCCGCTCCGTATGTCATACGGAGCAAATACGACCGTCGGAAATAATGTATATATCAATTTCAATCTAACCGTGGTGGATGACTATAAAGTAACCATTGGGAATGATGTCATGTTTGGCCCAAATGTAACGATTGCTGTAACGAGTCATCCTGTACATCCTGAGAAGCGGAAAGAAGGCGGAATGTTTGCATTACCAGTCGTGATTGAAGATGGAGCGTGGATTGGGAGCGGAGCGATTATTCTACCAGGAGTCACGATTGGCGAGGGCAGTGTCATTGGTGCTGGCAGTGTCGTAACCAAGGATGTGCCTGCAAACGTAATCGCTGTTGGCAATCCATGCAGAGTTCTTCGTGAGATTACGGAACAGGATCGAGAGTTTTACTATAAAGACATGCGTTTTGATCAGGTTGAATGGTAA
- a CDS encoding MATE family efflux transporter, with protein sequence MRKRMQLQGFGKREFNRELISLVIPIALQNLISATVISVDVIMLGMMSQSAMAAVSLAGQVTFTLTLFYMGLSAGASILTAQYWGKKDTLTIQRILSIACVCSLCISILFFLSSFLIPEALMHLFTNDPELIQYGSRFLQFNSFSYLVMGLSQMYLSVIRSMENAKLSAWISSLCLVLNILFNAICIFVLFPSNPELAIAAVAVATVLARTIELACCVLHSLTKGTIRFRLPVRDGIQRSLLKDFLRYTLPVQGNYIVWGGALTATARHYRPCEH encoded by the coding sequence GTGAGAAAACGCATGCAACTTCAAGGTTTCGGCAAACGTGAATTCAATCGAGAGTTAATATCGCTTGTGATCCCCATCGCGCTACAAAATCTAATATCAGCAACGGTGATATCTGTTGATGTTATTATGCTGGGCATGATGAGTCAATCTGCAATGGCGGCTGTATCACTCGCAGGACAAGTCACCTTTACATTAACATTATTTTATATGGGATTATCAGCCGGGGCGAGTATCCTCACTGCTCAATACTGGGGAAAGAAGGATACACTAACCATACAGCGCATTCTAAGTATCGCCTGTGTATGCTCTTTATGCATATCGATCCTGTTTTTCTTGTCTTCCTTCCTGATTCCCGAAGCACTGATGCACTTGTTCACCAATGATCCTGAATTGATTCAATATGGTTCAAGGTTCTTACAGTTTAATTCCTTTTCGTACCTCGTCATGGGATTATCGCAGATGTATCTGAGTGTGATTCGAAGTATGGAAAATGCAAAACTCAGTGCGTGGATCAGTTCTTTATGCTTGGTCTTAAACATTTTGTTTAATGCCATTTGCATCTTTGTCTTATTCCCATCCAATCCGGAACTTGCGATTGCGGCTGTAGCTGTTGCCACGGTGTTAGCACGTACAATTGAACTGGCATGTTGTGTGCTTCACTCCTTAACCAAAGGAACCATTCGCTTTCGTTTACCTGTACGTGACGGTATTCAGCGTAGTTTATTGAAGGATTTCTTGCGATACACCCTGCCTGTGCAGGGAAATTATATCGTATGGGGAGGAGCACTTACCGCTACGGCTCGCCATTATAGGCCATGTGAACACTGA
- a CDS encoding AraC family transcriptional regulator codes for MTDLEVFSDLSERLDYNLPDLPLYVRKGSLHQFSNHAAVAHWHVDLEFIYILKGSMNFSVNGVITRLHQGDGLFVNSQRLHYGYAVANHNDCSFLVVVIHPSILGEQNSYLQAYWEEKFSSSMSDFVVLTEQITWQQDIVQSIQELYREMHREHTPPNPFRLVSQALSLCATIGDQLKPVSGQPGILTHVQEMTQFIHQNYDQKITLEEIASAGAVCRSRCCKLFNKYVGQSPNNYVTQYRVQKSCEMLKETRRSVSEIALACGFQSSSYFTSIFRKQMGVVPQHYRKQVTSNESDSK; via the coding sequence ATGACAGATTTAGAGGTGTTCTCTGATTTATCAGAACGGTTGGATTATAATCTTCCTGATTTACCCCTTTATGTCCGTAAAGGAAGCCTTCATCAATTTAGTAATCATGCAGCAGTTGCACATTGGCATGTGGATCTGGAGTTTATCTATATATTAAAAGGATCGATGAACTTTTCTGTTAATGGAGTTATCACTCGATTGCATCAGGGTGATGGACTTTTTGTGAATAGCCAACGTTTGCATTATGGTTACGCTGTTGCGAATCACAACGATTGTTCGTTCCTGGTGGTTGTTATCCATCCTTCTATCCTTGGTGAGCAAAATTCGTATCTTCAGGCGTACTGGGAGGAGAAATTTAGTTCCAGCATGAGTGATTTTGTTGTGCTCACGGAGCAGATTACCTGGCAACAAGACATCGTACAGTCCATTCAGGAACTTTATCGGGAAATGCATAGGGAACATACGCCTCCCAATCCATTTCGTTTGGTATCTCAAGCGTTATCATTGTGTGCTACAATTGGCGATCAGTTAAAGCCTGTTTCCGGTCAGCCTGGCATATTAACGCATGTTCAGGAAATGACTCAATTCATTCACCAGAACTATGATCAGAAGATAACGCTTGAGGAGATCGCATCTGCCGGAGCTGTTTGCAGAAGCCGTTGTTGTAAATTGTTTAACAAATATGTAGGCCAATCGCCGAATAACTATGTTACACAGTATCGAGTTCAGAAAAGCTGTGAAATGTTAAAAGAAACACGGAGATCCGTAAGTGAAATTGCACTTGCCTGTGGTTTTCAAAGCTCTAGTTATTTCACCTCCATTTTCCGTAAACAGATGGGTGTGGTTCCACAACATTATCGCAAACAAGTTACGAGCAACGAATCGGACTCCAAGTAA
- a CDS encoding SMI1/KNR4 family protein: MKSTIHEFLTWAETNGWTISSTTDHDLNLDLDVRIRYNNIPDQYLDVLRVVKQCISSTEQTWFLCEDEYNHTEDTAFRWNEFELLSLEAAAGDDQWSSEIKTWWDHYLPIVISVHGGYSFYAIDLFNEIGSIVYGEEPEFEEITKVADDLDDFLQRIMTHSIVLE, encoded by the coding sequence GTGAAGAGTACAATCCATGAATTTCTAACGTGGGCTGAAACCAATGGTTGGACGATCAGCTCCACAACAGATCATGATTTGAATCTGGATCTGGATGTGAGGATCAGATATAACAACATTCCTGATCAATATTTAGATGTGTTACGTGTTGTAAAACAATGTATTTCATCTACTGAGCAGACATGGTTCCTGTGTGAAGATGAATATAATCATACCGAAGATACGGCGTTTCGATGGAATGAATTTGAATTACTCAGCTTGGAAGCAGCAGCTGGAGATGATCAATGGTCATCCGAGATTAAGACATGGTGGGATCATTATCTGCCAATCGTCATCTCTGTTCATGGAGGATATTCCTTCTACGCGATTGATCTGTTTAACGAGATCGGTTCAATTGTGTATGGAGAAGAACCTGAATTTGAAGAAATCACCAAAGTCGCAGATGATTTGGATGATTTTTTGCAACGTATTATGACCCATTCAATCGTTCTAGAATGA
- a CDS encoding extracellular solute-binding protein, with translation MKKWLLLLSMGAMITSLTACSSGESSTADKVTTKDGKTVLTLSVTESSPFYQTVEKKFEEKYPEIDLQINAYKTGEQWGSGEYEKYRNSMNTAMLSGKSLDIIEVDELPLKEYVSKEFLLNMNDLLEQDKTLDKDDLQMNFLDGLKLNDGIYTIPLGYMLRVFVGDGEMLDNVNIKFDDKTWSWKEFEKVSKEVIQKKSGTDELYALASYPPELLFQEMLVENYASFVDTSAKKATFDSPEFVNLFEQVKHLYEEKIVTSEEAKPGNQMFNSTSITSPIDFIEGPYMLFDEPKLLQSPQAGETGDRKGSRVSTIKHFAIHAKSPVKDEAWKFISFLLSEEVQMLQDREGFSMLKSVNEKNIDDLQEKVKNGEYKLPNGEMAKVPDEQFTVFKQIITSSAQYVDLDVKVLNIVGEESMAFFGGQKTAEEVAKLIQNRVTTYLNE, from the coding sequence ATGAAAAAGTGGCTTTTGCTCCTTTCTATGGGGGCTATGATCACGAGTTTAACCGCATGCAGTTCCGGGGAAAGTAGTACAGCCGATAAAGTGACAACGAAAGATGGAAAAACAGTGCTTACCCTGTCTGTGACGGAGTCGAGCCCATTCTATCAAACGGTGGAGAAAAAATTCGAAGAGAAATACCCGGAGATCGATCTGCAGATCAATGCATATAAGACGGGAGAACAATGGGGATCAGGGGAATACGAGAAGTATCGGAATTCGATGAATACAGCCATGTTATCGGGAAAAAGCTTGGATATCATTGAAGTTGATGAACTGCCACTCAAAGAATATGTGAGCAAAGAGTTTCTTCTTAATATGAATGACTTGCTGGAGCAAGATAAGACATTGGATAAAGACGATTTGCAAATGAATTTTTTGGACGGTTTGAAGCTGAATGATGGAATATATACGATACCTTTGGGGTACATGTTACGCGTATTCGTAGGAGACGGGGAGATGTTGGACAACGTTAATATTAAGTTTGATGATAAGACCTGGAGCTGGAAGGAGTTTGAGAAGGTTTCGAAGGAAGTAATTCAAAAGAAAAGCGGTACCGATGAGCTTTATGCGTTAGCGTCCTACCCGCCCGAACTCCTTTTTCAGGAGATGCTTGTTGAGAACTACGCTTCATTTGTCGATACTTCGGCCAAAAAGGCAACATTCGATTCTCCCGAATTTGTGAATCTGTTCGAGCAGGTTAAACATCTGTACGAGGAGAAGATTGTGACATCGGAAGAAGCCAAGCCGGGCAATCAAATGTTTAATTCCACGTCAATTACGTCACCAATTGATTTTATCGAAGGGCCCTACATGCTTTTTGATGAACCCAAGCTGCTGCAATCACCGCAGGCGGGAGAAACCGGAGATCGAAAAGGCTCGCGAGTATCTACTATAAAACATTTCGCAATCCATGCGAAATCGCCCGTAAAGGATGAAGCCTGGAAGTTCATCAGCTTTTTATTGTCGGAAGAAGTGCAAATGCTACAAGATCGAGAAGGATTCTCGATGCTTAAATCCGTGAATGAAAAGAACATTGACGATCTTCAGGAAAAAGTTAAAAATGGCGAATATAAGCTTCCAAATGGGGAGATGGCAAAAGTACCGGATGAACAATTCACCGTGTTTAAACAAATTATTACATCCTCGGCTCAATATGTAGATCTTGATGTTAAAGTGTTAAATATAGTCGGAGAAGAGTCCATGGCATTCTTTGGCGGACAGAAAACGGCAGAGGAAGTAGCCAAGCTGATCCAAAATAGGGTCACAACTTATTTAAACGAATAG
- a CDS encoding HlyD family efflux transporter periplasmic adaptor subunit, whose translation MALATGPAEQRRKRIILVMFISFMGLLLLFTLFSNTLQSLTLPKVTTEQPQKGGIPLVIEGSGILQPIAEARLFGSTTWKTQQVHVKEGERVKKGQKLITYDSKPAEQDIEVELTNLEKQKIDQQSFQDQYILASYEEDELKRRSAQRDIEKGKLDIAAQERKINLMREQLSKDQVLTAPFNGIITKVNAVEGLASAGEPDIIVTKSSQGYRLEIRADAKRLSTLGISIGEQIQVEVDSDQEQQAWSMDGTIEEINNEKPLIEGTSDSDEGVGVVTMPQKILRIKLLDAKLKGGEQARVKIETTSLDQGLLVSNEAIHQDREGTYVFVVDQRPGALGNVFVVRKVDIESSEKNDKETKILTDRIYPEDKIILNSSEPLQDGDRIRLE comes from the coding sequence ATGGCGTTAGCTACAGGACCTGCAGAACAAAGACGAAAGCGAATCATTCTAGTCATGTTCATCAGTTTTATGGGATTGCTGTTGCTATTTACATTGTTCAGCAACACACTGCAATCGCTGACCTTACCGAAAGTGACTACGGAGCAGCCGCAAAAGGGAGGCATTCCGTTAGTTATAGAAGGTAGTGGAATTCTTCAGCCGATTGCTGAAGCCAGGTTATTTGGTTCAACCACCTGGAAGACTCAGCAAGTTCATGTGAAAGAAGGCGAACGTGTAAAAAAAGGACAGAAGCTTATCACCTATGACAGTAAACCGGCAGAACAAGATATTGAAGTTGAACTAACAAATCTGGAAAAGCAGAAGATCGACCAGCAGAGTTTTCAGGACCAGTATATCCTGGCGTCTTATGAAGAAGATGAACTCAAGCGGCGCAGTGCACAACGTGATATTGAAAAAGGGAAACTGGATATTGCTGCGCAGGAGCGCAAGATCAACCTAATGAGAGAACAACTGTCCAAAGATCAGGTACTTACCGCTCCGTTCAACGGTATTATTACGAAGGTGAACGCGGTAGAAGGACTGGCTTCCGCTGGCGAGCCGGATATCATTGTCACGAAAAGCAGCCAAGGGTACAGGCTCGAGATTAGAGCGGATGCAAAGCGTCTGTCAACCTTAGGCATATCCATCGGAGAACAGATCCAAGTAGAGGTAGATTCAGATCAAGAGCAGCAAGCCTGGAGCATGGATGGCACCATTGAAGAAATCAATAATGAGAAGCCACTCATAGAGGGCACATCTGACTCTGATGAAGGAGTGGGGGTGGTAACCATGCCTCAAAAGATTCTCCGCATTAAACTCCTCGATGCCAAACTGAAAGGAGGTGAGCAGGCTCGGGTTAAAATCGAGACAACTTCTCTCGATCAAGGTCTGCTTGTTTCCAATGAAGCGATCCATCAGGACCGGGAAGGCACTTATGTTTTTGTAGTGGATCAGAGGCCTGGAGCACTTGGTAATGTATTTGTTGTCCGCAAAGTCGACATTGAGTCCAGCGAGAAGAATGACAAAGAAACGAAGATCCTAACCGACAGGATCTATCCAGAGGATAAAATCATTCTAAACAGCAGCGAGCCTCTGCAGGATGGTGACCGTATTCGTTTGGAATAG
- a CDS encoding carbohydrate ABC transporter permease, which translates to MRIVYILKNGVLTFGLSVIAMILISPIVIIFTNSMMTEQEIGLNYSLIGQMNEAGVGTNGAFANLKLIPDKVSFAQYWKIFIDNPKYLMMFWNSIFMVVPIIVGQTLVAALAAYAFSKLKFRGRDSMFLVYVMTMLMPFQVTLVPNYIMVDMLGMLNSTSAIIVPGIFAAFGVFMLRQFMLDIPYAYIEAAKMDGAGHLRIFVTMIVPMIKPGLAALVILLFVDYWNMVEQPLIFLDDPFKQPLSVFLSAINQSDQGIAFAASMLYMAPMVMVFLYAESYFIEGIQLSGVKG; encoded by the coding sequence GTGCGAATAGTCTACATATTGAAAAATGGTGTATTAACATTCGGCCTGAGTGTTATTGCCATGATCTTAATATCTCCAATTGTGATTATATTCACAAATTCGATGATGACAGAACAGGAAATTGGACTCAATTACAGTCTTATCGGGCAAATGAATGAAGCAGGAGTTGGTACGAATGGTGCATTTGCAAACCTGAAACTAATTCCGGATAAGGTGTCCTTTGCACAGTATTGGAAGATATTTATTGATAACCCGAAATATCTCATGATGTTCTGGAATTCCATATTCATGGTAGTACCGATTATTGTAGGTCAGACTCTTGTTGCAGCTCTGGCTGCCTATGCATTCTCCAAGTTAAAATTTCGTGGCCGAGACTCTATGTTTTTGGTATATGTCATGACGATGCTCATGCCATTCCAAGTCACGCTGGTACCCAATTATATTATGGTCGATATGCTTGGGATGCTGAATAGTACGAGTGCCATCATTGTTCCTGGCATCTTCGCAGCTTTTGGCGTGTTTATGCTCAGACAATTCATGCTGGACATTCCTTACGCCTACATTGAGGCTGCCAAAATGGACGGAGCAGGACATTTAAGGATATTTGTAACGATGATTGTTCCGATGATCAAGCCAGGATTAGCCGCACTTGTGATCTTGCTCTTCGTTGATTATTGGAACATGGTGGAACAGCCTCTTATTTTTTTGGATGACCCGTTCAAGCAGCCGCTGTCCGTCTTTTTATCTGCGATTAATCAAAGCGACCAGGGGATTGCTTTTGCTGCATCCATGCTCTATATGGCACCGATGGTGATGGTATTTCTGTATGCGGAATCGTATTTCATTGAAGGAATTCAATTATCCGGAGTTAAAGGTTAA
- a CDS encoding sugar ABC transporter permease, protein MKKWLRKDASAAMLFLMPSGIGFALFYLIPFAMGVYYSFMSHSVDGHFVGFNNYRELLGSASFLNAASNTLYFSTISVPLMVMLSLGLAMLLHKNAYIQKWLRTAYVMPLVVPTASIIMIWKILFDWNGSLNAWLDSFGYGRVDWMKSESAPIVVMIVYIWKNIGYNVILFLAGLQQIPKDYYETARIEGAGRLRQFRSVTWVYLNSTMFFVVIMSIINSFKVFRETYLIAGDYPHDSIYMMQHYMNNMFISLDIQKLTAAASLMFVSILLIVLVLFAMERRHRQYME, encoded by the coding sequence ATGAAAAAATGGCTCCGTAAGGATGCTTCGGCGGCCATGTTATTCCTTATGCCAAGCGGCATCGGATTCGCACTCTTTTACCTTATTCCATTTGCTATGGGCGTGTATTATTCGTTTATGAGCCATTCGGTAGACGGTCATTTTGTGGGCTTCAATAATTATCGCGAGCTACTCGGAAGTGCTTCTTTCCTCAATGCAGCTTCGAACACGTTATACTTCAGCACGATCAGTGTTCCACTTATGGTTATGTTGTCATTGGGGTTAGCGATGCTTTTGCATAAAAATGCCTATATCCAAAAATGGCTTCGAACAGCTTATGTAATGCCACTTGTTGTGCCCACCGCTTCGATCATCATGATATGGAAAATACTTTTTGATTGGAACGGATCCCTGAACGCATGGCTGGACAGTTTCGGATATGGACGAGTAGATTGGATGAAATCCGAATCGGCACCGATAGTCGTGATGATCGTGTATATATGGAAGAACATAGGCTACAACGTCATTTTATTCCTTGCCGGGCTGCAGCAGATTCCAAAGGATTACTATGAGACAGCTCGAATTGAGGGTGCTGGTCGTTTACGGCAATTCCGGAGTGTTACATGGGTGTATCTGAATTCAACGATGTTTTTTGTAGTGATTATGTCCATTATCAACTCATTTAAAGTATTTAGGGAAACGTATCTGATTGCAGGGGATTACCCCCATGACAGTATTTACATGATGCAGCACTATATGAACAATATGTTCATATCACTCGACATTCAGAAACTAACAGCCGCGGCATCCTTGATGTTTGTCAGTATACTGCTGATCGTTCTGGTACTGTTTGCAATGGAGCGTCGCCATCGGCAGTACATGGAATAG
- a CDS encoding collagen-like protein: protein MTFLPPFGPGGGFGGPGGPGGPGGPGGPGGFPGPPSFPGGGGGGPQGVQQPPGPPPSFTPQQPAATLYAVDPRAISGCLFRYTYIWPDRGPGFWMYPVFVGRNSVAGFRWNGFFWLYTGIDLQRISSFSCF from the coding sequence ATGACATTTTTACCTCCTTTTGGACCTGGTGGAGGATTCGGCGGACCGGGTGGTCCCGGAGGACCTGGAGGCCCCGGAGGCCCCGGTGGATTTCCTGGTCCGCCATCCTTCCCTGGCGGTGGAGGTGGCGGACCACAAGGCGTTCAGCAACCTCCCGGTCCGCCACCATCATTCACTCCACAGCAACCCGCTGCTACTTTGTATGCGGTAGATCCAAGAGCCATATCCGGCTGTCTGTTTCGGTACACCTATATCTGGCCGGATCGTGGTCCCGGCTTCTGGATGTACCCGGTATTTGTAGGTAGAAATTCGGTGGCTGGCTTCCGTTGGAATGGTTTCTTCTGGCTATACACCGGCATCGATCTGCAGCGAATCAGTTCGTTTAGCTGTTTCTAG